A part of Candidatus Melainabacteria bacterium genomic DNA contains:
- a CDS encoding NuoM family protein, with translation MPVSTDVARIMTQAPNLLNILLFLPLAGAFIIMLSSETAAKTVARITSIVMCIAAGMMAFQFNPNQVALQFESKAHWISTPFPLEYYVGVDGMSLCLCVLTAVVTLLSVYASAKLGETRSKLYYSFLMLLAFSLMGVFCSLNLLQFFIFYEFELVPMYFLIAIWGGPRRSYAAMKFLLYTFFGGVLMLAALLYLYFQLAAEGPGSATFNIIELTRLAPTLAPHVQVIAFLGFFLAFIIKLPSFPFHTWLPDAHVEAPTPISMILAGLLLKMGGYGLIRICMGFFPLVLIKYGWMVMALGAFNIVWGAMACLVQQDMKRIIAFSSVSHMGFCLLGIGCLSAAGINGAIFQMLSHGIVSAALFFLVGVVYERTHTRLLPEIGGGLAKQMPMVFYFWMFCAMANLGLPGLSGFVGEVAVFYGSYTSWIAQASPEAEVTRLWIWLAATGVILTAGYMLWLLKRLFYGPEQPKWAGHLSDATRLEQALAWSMCAMILILGICPNILIKEYGPVADRIAYSIQQRMNLGMLENQHVQ, from the coding sequence ATGCCGGTTAGCACTGACGTTGCCAGGATCATGACACAAGCACCAAACTTACTAAACATCTTGCTCTTCCTGCCGCTAGCAGGCGCATTCATCATCATGTTGTCGAGCGAAACAGCTGCCAAAACAGTGGCGCGAATCACGTCGATAGTGATGTGTATCGCTGCCGGCATGATGGCTTTCCAGTTCAATCCGAACCAGGTAGCGCTGCAATTCGAGTCGAAAGCGCACTGGATTTCAACACCGTTCCCACTTGAGTACTACGTCGGTGTGGACGGCATGAGCCTCTGTCTGTGTGTATTGACCGCTGTTGTGACCCTGCTCTCCGTCTACGCGAGCGCCAAGCTCGGCGAGACACGCTCGAAGTTGTACTACAGCTTCCTGATGCTGCTCGCCTTCTCGCTGATGGGAGTTTTCTGTTCACTCAACCTGCTGCAATTCTTCATCTTCTACGAATTCGAACTGGTGCCCATGTACTTCTTGATCGCCATCTGGGGCGGTCCAAGACGCAGTTACGCAGCCATGAAGTTTCTCTTGTACACCTTCTTTGGTGGCGTTCTCATGCTGGCTGCGCTGTTGTATCTCTACTTCCAGCTAGCTGCAGAAGGTCCAGGAAGCGCCACGTTCAACATCATCGAGTTGACTCGTCTGGCTCCGACTTTGGCACCGCACGTGCAAGTAATCGCGTTCCTCGGATTCTTCCTGGCATTCATCATCAAGCTGCCATCTTTCCCATTCCACACATGGTTGCCTGATGCGCACGTCGAAGCACCAACTCCGATATCAATGATTCTGGCTGGACTGCTTCTCAAGATGGGCGGATACGGTCTGATCCGCATCTGCATGGGATTCTTCCCGCTCGTACTGATCAAATATGGCTGGATGGTCATGGCACTCGGCGCGTTCAACATCGTCTGGGGCGCAATGGCATGTCTCGTACAGCAGGATATGAAGCGCATCATCGCTTTCTCTAGCGTCAGCCATATGGGCTTCTGCCTGCTCGGCATCGGCTGCCTCTCTGCCGCCGGTATCAATGGAGCGATCTTCCAGATGCTCAGCCACGGTATCGTCTCGGCTGCACTCTTCTTCCTCGTCGGTGTCGTTTACGAACGAACACACACTCGACTGCTTCCAGAAATTGGTGGCGGTCTGGCCAAGCAGATGCCGATGGTGTTCTACTTCTGGATGTTCTGCGCGATGGCTAACCTTGGCTTGCCAGGCTTGTCAGGATTCGTTGGCGAAGTAGCTGTGTTCTACGGTTCTTACACTTCGTGGATTGCGCAAGCAAGTCCCGAAGCAGAAGTTACAAGGCTGTGGATCTGGCTTGCAGCAACTGGTGTAATCCTCACTGCCGGCTATATGCTCTGGCTATTGAAGAGACTCTTCTATGGTCCGGAACAGCCGAAGTGGGCTGGTCATCTCAGCGATGCTACACGTCTGGAACAAGCTCTGGCGTGGTCAATGTGCGCAATGATTCTGATACTGGGAATCTGCCCGAACATTCTGATCAAAGAGTATGGACCGGTTGCCGACCGTATTGCTTATTCGATTCAACAGCGCATGAACCTTGGAATGCTGGAAAATCAACACGTTCAATAA